The Syngnathus typhle isolate RoL2023-S1 ecotype Sweden linkage group LG11, RoL_Styp_1.0, whole genome shotgun sequence genome contains a region encoding:
- the ndufaf3 gene encoding NADH dehydrogenase [ubiquinone] 1 alpha subcomplex assembly factor 3 isoform X2: protein MAGVVCAKILLQRSSPRLILSCRTKPGFLSPFLSRGHRLGPSDDEMYQRTTVSVMKREPGSGIMIYSYSPQGFNIDGNKVFGPCAVLPPSILQWKVGNSNDITEESVSLFHMIVPHIEILVLGTGARLERIHPSVLALLKRKGIAVEVQDTPNACATFNFLISENRIAAAGLIPPSTSTALEVKKD, encoded by the exons ATGGCCGGTGTGGTGTGTGCCAAAATCCTCCTTCAGAGATCATCACCAAGGTTAATCTTGTCCTGCAGAACAAAACCGGGTTTCCTCAG TCCATTTCTGTCCCGGGGTCACCGTTTGGGCCCGAGTGATGATGAGATGTATCAGCGTACCACAGTGTCGGTTATGAAGAGGGAGCCAGGAAGCGGCATCATGATCTACAGCTATAGCCCCCAAGGATTCAACATTGATGGCAACAAAGTGTTTGGCCCCTGTGCAGTGCTCCCTCCTTCCATCCTGCAGTGGAAG GTTGGGAATTCTAACGATATCACAGAAGAAAGTGTATCACTTTTCCACATGATTGTACCCCACATAG AGATTCTCGTCCTGGGCACGGGTGCACGACTCGAACGTATTCATCCGTCTGTTCTGGCTCTCCTTAAGCGCAAAGGCATCGCTGTGGAAGTGCAAGACACG CCCAACGCTTGTGCCACTTTTAATTTCCTGATAAGTGAAAACAGGATAGCAGCCGCCGGTCTTATCCCTCCGTCCACTAGCACTGCACTGGAGGTGAAGAAGGACTAG
- the ndufaf3 gene encoding NADH dehydrogenase [ubiquinone] 1 alpha subcomplex assembly factor 3 isoform X1 codes for MAGVVCAKILLQRSSPRLILSCRTKPGFLSPFLSRGHRLGPSDDEMYQRTTVSVMKREPGSGIMIYSYSPQGFNIDGNKVFGPCAVLPPSILQWKVGNSNDITEESVSLFHMIVPHIGNNSEILVLGTGARLERIHPSVLALLKRKGIAVEVQDTPNACATFNFLISENRIAAAGLIPPSTSTALEVKKD; via the exons ATGGCCGGTGTGGTGTGTGCCAAAATCCTCCTTCAGAGATCATCACCAAGGTTAATCTTGTCCTGCAGAACAAAACCGGGTTTCCTCAG TCCATTTCTGTCCCGGGGTCACCGTTTGGGCCCGAGTGATGATGAGATGTATCAGCGTACCACAGTGTCGGTTATGAAGAGGGAGCCAGGAAGCGGCATCATGATCTACAGCTATAGCCCCCAAGGATTCAACATTGATGGCAACAAAGTGTTTGGCCCCTGTGCAGTGCTCCCTCCTTCCATCCTGCAGTGGAAG GTTGGGAATTCTAACGATATCACAGAAGAAAGTGTATCACTTTTCCACATGATTGTACCCCACATAGGTAACAATTCAG AGATTCTCGTCCTGGGCACGGGTGCACGACTCGAACGTATTCATCCGTCTGTTCTGGCTCTCCTTAAGCGCAAAGGCATCGCTGTGGAAGTGCAAGACACG CCCAACGCTTGTGCCACTTTTAATTTCCTGATAAGTGAAAACAGGATAGCAGCCGCCGGTCTTATCCCTCCGTCCACTAGCACTGCACTGGAGGTGAAGAAGGACTAG
- the LOC133162312 gene encoding fibrinogen C domain-containing protein 1-like: MDGSRTTDDGVSEGASESVVVVQSKTLFGSQFQRPSDRRQDTTPWRRLVLLTTPSWRLFVQVRWSSILLVMLFIQSIVVFHLNRPQDIGKKLGALVATLPNSIPDRNCTDLACHWVALQTALAQLYASYTAIANDLEKRQTAFARLMAGQEAGLTALAELKASQEAAQKALAELKAGHEAGQTALAELKAGHEAGQTALAELKAGHGAISSDLEKSLTALAELKASHNAGQSLLAKVWQEISSDKGLLIQRLKDLKTDYKSMSRALSQENKDLISALSSLRQKVVDQPTLNRALHGLIPRDCSDIMAAGKSQSGVYTIFRGSNSFEAYCNMWQGGGGWTVIQRRKDGTVGFSRGWNDYRKGFGRLTGEHWLGLQNIHALTASGAYQLRIDFTAFDGVKYYALYNEFAVGWNSMDPDKDGYPLYVSGYSGNAGDGLTPHSGEKFTTNDRDQDKWDNGNCATRWDGAWWYEYCHWSNLNGLYKATGTCNGHNVVWNGLGPSKHTCLRFVEMKIRPRK; this comes from the exons atg GACGGTTCCAGAACCACTGACGACGGCGTGTCCGAAGGAGCATCTGAGTCTGTGGTCGTCGTCCAGTCAAAGAC TCTGTTTGGTTCGCAGTTTCAACGTCCCTCTGATCGGAGACAAGACACCACACCATGGCGGCGTTTGGTATTGCTCACCACACCATCGTGGCGTTTG TTTGTTCAGGTACGCTGGAGCTCCATTCTCTTGGTCATGCTTTTCATCCAAAGCATCGTCGTCTTCCACTTGAACAG GCCTCAGGACATCGGCAAAAAGTTGGGCGCGCTGGTGGCGACTTTGCCCAACAGCATCCCGGACCGCAACTGCACCGACTTAGCCTGCCACTGGGTGGCGCTGCAGACCGCGTTAGCACAGCTGTATGCAAGTTACACCGCGATTGCCAACGACCTGGAGAAGCGTCAGACCGCATTCGCAAGGCTGatggcaggtcaggaggcaggtctGACGGCATTGGCGGAGCTGAAGGCAAGTCAGGAGGCAGCTCAGaaggcattggcagagctgaaggcaggtcacgaGGCAGGTCAGAcagcattggcagagctgaaggcaggtcacgaggcaggtcagacggcattggcagagctgaaggcaggtcacggcgcgatttccagcgacctggagaagagtctgaccgcattggcagagctgaaggcaagtCACAACGCGGGTCAGAGCCTGTTGGCCAAAGTCTGGCAGGAGATTAGCAGCGACAAAGGGCTTCTGATTCAGAGACTGAAAGACCTGAAGACGGACTACAAGAGCATGTCTCGG GCGCTGTCACAAGAGAACAAGGACTTAATTTCTGCTTTGTCCAGCCTGCGGCAGAAGGTGGTGGATCAGCCCACACTTAACAGGGCACTCCATG gTCTCATCCCCAGAGACTGCAGTGACATCATGGCGGCGGGAAAGTCCCAAAGTGGAGTCTATACCATCTTTAGGGGGTCCAACAGCTTCGAGGCTTACTGCAACATGTGGCAGGGCGGGGGAGGCTGGACC GTGATCCAGAGGAGAAAGGACGGCACCGTCGGCTTCTCTCGGGGTTGGAACGACTATCGAAAGGGCTTTGGACGCCTCACCGGAGAGCACTGGCTCG GCCTGCAAAACATCCACGCTCTGACGGCCTCGGGCGCTTACCAGTTGCGGATCGACTTCACCGCATTCGACGGCGTCAAATACTACGCTCTGTACAACGAGTTCGCGGTGGGCTGGAACTCAATGGACCCCGACAAGGACGGCTACCCGCTGTATGTGAGCGGCTACTCTGGAAACGCAG GCGATGGTTTGACCCCGCATTCTGGGGAGAAGTTCACCACCAACGACCGCGACCAAGACAAGTGGGATAATGGCAATTGCGCCACCAGGTGGGATGGCGCTTGGTGGTACGAGTACTGTCACTGGTCCAACCTGAACGGGCTGTACAAGGCAACCGGCACCTGCAACGGTCACAATGTAGTCTGGAATGGTTTGGGGCCATCAAAGCATACCTGCCTGAGATTCGTGGAGATGAAGATCCGGCCCAGAAAGTGA
- the LOC133162307 gene encoding NCK-interacting protein with SH3 domain-like has product MYRSLYAFRSAEPNSLHFAAGESFLILERSNKHWWLGSRCSSGETGYIPSSYIEKVQAPEQDEVLQSIDRAIEGIHNVALKNGGKYNLEQRDVLQKLIHHRKETLARRSISGHSQGLPASNSEISLSQTPPLPNGLHRDHGRQGGVPLSGSMDNMRGETGFYQVPPQPRRAAPITPPPPEKQRNSRRPEPDIPSRLTSLPPSPVPSLTISSTSLESASSSDVSLPSVSSTPPPPIPSRVKLAAAPSEPTAQSVPAKKSPAPQPPQTPQTPVTEEEALESEWPVAPPPMDENSPSSAEPVPPTIGAELIELVRKNTGLSYELSRVAVGVVVGHLQITLPHSSSALEHVLLSLVESKDLGAALPRGQLCHDEQRLEVIFGDLTRHRDDSQQRSWALHEDHALIACYLEELLKILTDADPEVSKRMCKSGNYENVLSLVSYYQMELRVSLRLLLLKVFGAMCSLDASLISTLLNSILPMELARDLQTDTQEHQKMCYTALVLTMIFSMGEQVPYHHYEHLNGDFVLFLLDVVEDGHPSDPTEQLPDLFLNLLLAFNLHHTAPSNNIIMQQLRKKNVKILTEKVLLLLNRGDDPVCMFKHLPPAPHAVLKFLQDVLASRETADIFYRTDMMVMIDIAVRQISDLSPGDKLRMEYLSLMHSIVRSTDYLDHQHRLSDLQGALQRILREEEDPGEDEGSATAKQMDKLIVQQIYKEFPQISMGQY; this is encoded by the exons ATGTACCGCTCCCTGTACGCCTTCCGATCAGCGGAGCCCAACTCGCTGCACTTCGCGGCCGGAGAGAGCTTCCTAATCCTGGAGAGGAGCAACAAACACTGGTGGTTGGGCTCACGCTGCAGCTCGGGGGAGACCGGCTATATCCCCTCCTCGTACATCGAAAAGGTTCAG GCTCCAGAGCAGGATGAAGTGTTGCAGTCCATTGACAGAGCCATTGAAGGTATCCACAATGTTGCCTTAAAGAACGGAGGCAAATATAATCTGGAACAGCGGGATGTTCTCCA AAAGTTGATCCATCACAGAAAGGAGACGCTTGCACGGCGGAGCATATCAGGACACTCGCAAGGTCTCCCAGCATCCAACAGTGAAATCTCTCTCAGCCAAACCCCTCCGCTGCCCAATGGCCTTCATCGAGACCACGGAAGACAGGGAGGTGTCCCCTTATCGGGAAGCATGGACAACATGCGTGGAGAGACGGGTTTCTATCAG GTGCCCCCGCAGCCTCGCCGCGCGGCTCCAATCACGCCGCCCCCTCCTGAGAAACAACGCAACAGCCGGCGTCCAG AGCCAGACATCCCCTCCAGATTGACTTCTCTCCCGCCATCCCCGGTCCCCTCCCTTACAATAAGCAGCACCTCTTTAGAGTCTGCGTCGTCCTCCGACGTCAGCCTCCCAAGTGTTTCCAGCACACCACCTCCCCCTATACCGTCCCGCGTCAAGCTCGCCGCAGCTCCATCCGAGCCCACTGCTCAGTCAGTCCCGGCCAAGAAGAGCCCGGCCCCGCAGCCCCCACAGACCCCGCAGACCCCCGTGACAGAGGAAGAGGCTCTGGAGAGCGAGTGGCCGGTCGCCCCGCCGCCGATGGATGAAAACAGCCCCTCTTCCGCCGAGCCGGTTCCCCCGACCATCGGTGCCGAGCTGATCGAACTGGTGCGGAAAAACACGGGCTTAAGTTACGAGCTGTCGCGAGTGGCCGTCGGGGTGGTGGTGGGCCACCTGCAGATCACCCTGCCTCATTCCTCCTCCGCCCTGGAACATGTTCTCCTGTCGCTGGTGGAGAGCAAG GATCTTGGCGCTGCCCTGCCACGAGGTCAACTGTGTCACGATGAGCAGCGGCTGGAAGTCATCTTCGGGGACTTGACCCGCCACCGGGATGACTCCCAGCAACGCAGTTGGGCGCTCCACGAAGATCACGCCCTCATTGCGTGCTACCTCGAGGAGCTCCTCAAGATACTG ACTGATGCAGATCCCGAAGTGTCTAAGAGGATGTGCAAGTCCGGCAATTATGAGAATGTGCTCTCCCTGGTTTCCTATTATCAGATG GAGCTTCGTGTGTCTTtacggctgctgctgctcaaagTGTTTGGcgccatgtgcagcttggatgCTTCTCTTATCTCCACCCTCCTCAACTCCATCCTCCCTATGGAACTCGCCAGGGACTTACAAACCGACACGCAAG AGCACCAGAAGATGTGTTACACAGCCTTGGTACTCACTATGATTTTCTCAATGGGGGAACAGGTGCCATATCACCACTATG AACACTTAAACGGCGACTTTGTTCTGTTCCTGCTGGATGTGGTAGAGGACGGACATCCCTCCGACCCAACCGAGCAGCTGCCCGATCTTTTCCTCAACCTGCTGCTGGCCTTCAACCTGCACCACACAG CGCCGAGCAACAACATCATCATGCAGCAGCTGAGGAAGAAGAACGTCAAGATTCTGACTGAGAAAGTGTTGCTGCTTCTCAACCGAGGAG ATGACCCCGTGTGTATGTTCAAGCACTTGCCGCCCGCACCGCACGCCGTGCTCAAGTTCCTGCAGGATGTTTTAGCCAGTCGAGAGACAGCGGATATCTTTTACCGTACTGACATGATGGTGATGATTGACATAGCGGTGCGGCAGATCTCTGACCTTTCACCTGGAGACAAG CTCCGCATGGAGTACCTCTCCCTCATGCACTCCATCGTGCGCTCGACGGATTACCTGGACCACCAGCACCGGCTCTCGGACCTGCAGGGGGCGTTGCAAAGGATTCTCAGGGAGGAGGAAGACCCCGGGGAAGATGAAGGGAGCGCGACGGCCAAACAGATGGATAAGCTTATTGTGCAGCAGATCTACAAGGAGTTCCCGCAGATCAGCATGGGTCAATACTGA
- the LOC133162319 gene encoding twinfilin-2-like isoform X1 has product MKLTSDCQNMSHQTGINATSELKDFLAQARGGAIRIMKIVIQNEELMLESCGQPVESWDKDYDHFLLPLLTPQQPCYILYRLDSQNTLGYEWIFIAWSPDQSPVRQKMVYAATRATLKKEFGGGHIKDELFGTMEDDVCFQGYLRHMTSSCSPAPLTAAEQELQRIRVTEDKVVWDERRRIGIPRARVPVEFGIDKRVSQGLAFPLQEEAKRALQQLKQKRINYIQLRLDVEKETIELVHTKPTETRELPYRIPTDSPRYHFFNFKHSHQGRTQEALVFIYSMPGYTCSIKERMLYSSCKNRLLEEVEKDYQLEVTKKMEIDSGDSLTEDFLYEEVHPMEHALKQAFAKPRGPGGKKGNKRLIKGAGENGEEI; this is encoded by the exons ATGAAACTGACATCTGACTGCCAAAATATGTCACACCAAACTGGGATCAATG CTACATCGGAGCTTAAAGACTTCCTGGCCCAAGCAAGGGGAGGTGCCATCAGGATAATGAAGATTGTCATCCAAAATG AGGAGTTGATGCTGGAGTCATGCGGACAGCCAGTAGAAAGCTGGGACAAGGACTATGACCACTTCCTGTTACCTCTGCTCACGCCACAGCAGCCATGCTACATCCTCTACCGACTGGATTCGCAGAATACGCTGGGATACGAGTGGATCTTCATCGCTTGGTCACCCGACCAGTCACCA GTCAGACAGAAGATGGTTTACGCTGCCACTCGTGCCACATTGAAGAAAGAATTCGGAGGAGGTCACATTAAAGATGAGTTGTTTGGTACAATGGAG GATGACGTGTGCTTCCAGGGTTACTTGCGTCACATGACCTCCTCCTGTTCTCCTGCGCCACTCACAGCAGCCGAACAGGAACTACAACGAATTCGAGTCACAGAG GATAAAGTTGTATGG GATGAGCGTAGACGTATTGGGATTCCACGTGCTAGA GTTCCAGTGGAGTTCGGTATAGACAAAAGAGTCTCTCAGGGTCTCGCGTTCCCTTTACAAGAAGAGGCCAAGCGAGCTCTTCAGCAGCTGAAGCAGAAACGCATCAACTACATACAACTG AGGTTGGATGTGGAGAAAGAGACCATTGAGCTGGTTCACACCAAACCAACGGAGACCCGCGAGCTCCCGTACAGGATCCCCACGGATTCCCCCAGATATCACTTCTTCAACTTCAAACATTCTCACCAGGGCCGCACTCAAGAGGCACTGG TGTTCATATATTCCATGCCCGGGTACACCTGCAGTATAAAAGAGCGAATGTTGTACTCCAGCTGCAAGAACAGGCTCCTGGAGGAGGTGGAGAAAGATTACCAGCTGGAAGTGACCAAAAAG ATGGAGATCGATAGTGGTGACAGCCTGACAGAAGACTTCCTGTATGAGGAGGTCCACCCGATGGAGCACGCCTTGAAGCAAGCGTTTGCTAAACCTCGTGGACCAGGCGGCAAGAAGGGCAACAAACGTCTTATCAAGGGCGCGGGAGAGAACGGTGAAGAAATttga
- the LOC133162333 gene encoding cytokine-inducible SH2-containing protein-like: MVSPAVTTTHHVDPGPCSTYPPQTPCNQDEDLSCIATTFQYLQTSGWYWGSISASQAREKLLAKSEGTFLVRDSSHPQYMVALSVMTHCGPTSVRIQYKSGSFWLDSLNPELPHLQSFPDVVSLVQRYISSGHTPQGRTASENNHLSKISPDHLQSSPAKDSGVILRLSRPLHKPETFPPLQHLARLIINRNTNCPQQLPLPKPLLNYLHDYPFHI; this comes from the exons ATGGTTTCCCCGGCTGTGACCACAACCCATCATGTGGACCCGGGTCCGTGCAGCACATATCCACCCCAGACCCCCTGCAATCAAGATGAGGATCTGTCCTGCATCGCCACCACCTTCCAATATTTACAAACCTCAG GCTGGTATTGGGGTTCCATCTCGGCAAGTCAAGCTCGGGAAAAACTCTTGGCAAAGTCTGAAGGTACGTTCCTGGTGCGGGACAGCAGTCACCCTCAGTACATGGTGGCGCTGTCAGTGATGACCCACTGTGGTCCGACCAGCGTCCGAATACAATACAAGAGCGGTTCTTTCTGGCTGGACTCTCTCAATCCCGAGCTGCCTCACCTGCAGTCCTTCCCCGACGTGGTCAGTCTCGTCCAGCGCTACATTAGCTCGGGACACACACCCCAAGGCCGGACGGCATCTGAGAACAATCACCTCTCCAAGATATCCCCTGATCACCTCCAGTCCTCCCCTGCCAAGGACAGCGGCGTGATCCTGAGGCTGTCGCGTCCACTTCACAAACCAGAGACATTCCCGCCATTGCAGCACCTGGCACGACTCATCATCAACAGAAATACAAACTGCCCCCAGCAGCTGCCCCTCCCCAAGCCTCTTCTGAACTACTTGCACGACTACCCTTTCCATATATGA
- the LOC133162336 gene encoding rho-related GTP-binding protein RhoA-B, which produces MAAIRKKLVIVGDGACGKTCLLIVFSKDQFPEVYVPTVFENYVADIEVDSKQVELALWDTAGQEDYDRLRPLSYPDTDVILMCFSIDSPDSLENIPEKWTPEVKHFCPNVPIILVGNKKDLRNDEHTRRELAKMKQEPVKQEDGRDMANRIGAFGYMECSAKTKDGVREVFEMATRAALQARRGKKSNKCTLL; this is translated from the exons ATGGCGGCAATCAGGAAAAAGTTGGTCATAGTGGGAGATGGTGCATGTGGAAAGACCTGCCTGCTGATTGTGTTCAGCAAGGACCAGTTTCCCGAGGTTTACGTGCCCACTGTGTTTGAGAACTACGTGGCAGACATTGAAGTGGACAGCAAACAG GTGGAGTTAGCGCTGTGGGACACAGCAGGTCAGGAAGACTACGACCGACTGCGTCCACTTTCATATCCAGACACCGATGTCATTCTCATGTGCTTCTCCATTGACAGTCCCGACAGTCTCG agaACATCCCAGAGAAGTGGACTCCAGAGGTGAAACACTTCTGCCCCAACGTTCCCATTATTCTGGTGGGAAACAAAAAGGACCTGCGCAACGATGAGCACACCCGCAGGGAGCTCGCCAAAATGAAGCAG GAACCCGTGAAGCAGGAGGACGGACGGGACATGGCCAACAGGATCGGTGCCTTTGGATACATGGAGTGCTCAGCCAAAACAAAGGATGGTGTGAGGGAAGTCTTTGAGATGGCCACCAGGGCGGCACTACAGGCCCGGCGAGGAAAGAAGAGCAATAAATGCACCCTCCTGTGA
- the LOC133162319 gene encoding twinfilin-2-like isoform X2: protein MKLTSDCQNMSHQTGINATSELKDFLAQARGGAIRIMKIVIQNEELMLESCGQPVESWDKDYDHFLLPLLTPQQPCYILYRLDSQNTLGYEWIFIAWSPDQSPVRQKMVYAATRATLKKEFGGGHIKDELFGTMEDDVCFQGYLRHMTSSCSPAPLTAAEQELQRIRVTEDERRRIGIPRARVPVEFGIDKRVSQGLAFPLQEEAKRALQQLKQKRINYIQLRLDVEKETIELVHTKPTETRELPYRIPTDSPRYHFFNFKHSHQGRTQEALVFIYSMPGYTCSIKERMLYSSCKNRLLEEVEKDYQLEVTKKMEIDSGDSLTEDFLYEEVHPMEHALKQAFAKPRGPGGKKGNKRLIKGAGENGEEI, encoded by the exons ATGAAACTGACATCTGACTGCCAAAATATGTCACACCAAACTGGGATCAATG CTACATCGGAGCTTAAAGACTTCCTGGCCCAAGCAAGGGGAGGTGCCATCAGGATAATGAAGATTGTCATCCAAAATG AGGAGTTGATGCTGGAGTCATGCGGACAGCCAGTAGAAAGCTGGGACAAGGACTATGACCACTTCCTGTTACCTCTGCTCACGCCACAGCAGCCATGCTACATCCTCTACCGACTGGATTCGCAGAATACGCTGGGATACGAGTGGATCTTCATCGCTTGGTCACCCGACCAGTCACCA GTCAGACAGAAGATGGTTTACGCTGCCACTCGTGCCACATTGAAGAAAGAATTCGGAGGAGGTCACATTAAAGATGAGTTGTTTGGTACAATGGAG GATGACGTGTGCTTCCAGGGTTACTTGCGTCACATGACCTCCTCCTGTTCTCCTGCGCCACTCACAGCAGCCGAACAGGAACTACAACGAATTCGAGTCACAGAG GATGAGCGTAGACGTATTGGGATTCCACGTGCTAGA GTTCCAGTGGAGTTCGGTATAGACAAAAGAGTCTCTCAGGGTCTCGCGTTCCCTTTACAAGAAGAGGCCAAGCGAGCTCTTCAGCAGCTGAAGCAGAAACGCATCAACTACATACAACTG AGGTTGGATGTGGAGAAAGAGACCATTGAGCTGGTTCACACCAAACCAACGGAGACCCGCGAGCTCCCGTACAGGATCCCCACGGATTCCCCCAGATATCACTTCTTCAACTTCAAACATTCTCACCAGGGCCGCACTCAAGAGGCACTGG TGTTCATATATTCCATGCCCGGGTACACCTGCAGTATAAAAGAGCGAATGTTGTACTCCAGCTGCAAGAACAGGCTCCTGGAGGAGGTGGAGAAAGATTACCAGCTGGAAGTGACCAAAAAG ATGGAGATCGATAGTGGTGACAGCCTGACAGAAGACTTCCTGTATGAGGAGGTCCACCCGATGGAGCACGCCTTGAAGCAAGCGTTTGCTAAACCTCGTGGACCAGGCGGCAAGAAGGGCAACAAACGTCTTATCAAGGGCGCGGGAGAGAACGGTGAAGAAATttga
- the LOC133162317 gene encoding transmembrane protein 43 — translation MSSATTFSGKDSHKRVRSETNPGFLQRLSDTAGGTFVGVGLFFLSIYILFTNEGRAVQTASSLDEGLAQVVSLDTFASLDPQNDKSLVHLSAPLQTSKPLHDPNYRVEVQAVKLKRQVEMYQWVEYQESKNYEENGSTKTETTYTYNTEWKSELINSRHFDKEIGHQNPSAMAVESVTVVAPQVQVGPFTLSNGLVEQISNFRTLSLKDFTSLDLDPFLTISDDYFYHTQQPKSPEVGDVRVRFSFAGLSGETVSIVAKQSGEKLLAFKTKSGDVLEILYLEELSAEEVFAKEQQHNSMKTWGLRAAGWALMFLAIQLTMRIIYTLVDWVPILRDLVSVGLKIFALCMSSSLSLLTIAAGWFFNRPLMALALGALAFLPVLLARSRLPAKKHQ, via the exons ATGTCTTCGGCGACAACA TTTTCAGGTAAAGACTCACATAAGCGTGTAAGGAGTGAGACCAACCCAGGATTCCTGCAACGATTAAGTGACACTGCAGGAGGAACGTTTGTTGGCGTTGGACTGTTTTTCCTCTCTATATATATTCTCTTTACCAATGAG GGACGGGCTGTGCAGACTGCGTCCTCCCTGGATGAAGGACTCGCTCAGGTAGTGTCACTGGACACTTTTGCCAGCCTCGACCCGCAGAACGACAAAAGCTTGGTTCATCTGTCTGCACCTTTGCAGACCTCTAAG CCTTTACATGACCCCAACTACAGAGTCGAAGTGCAGGCTGTAAAGTTAAAGAGGCAGGTGGAGATGTATCAATGGGTGGAGTACCAGGAGAGCAA GAACTATGAAGAGAACGGAAGTACCAAAACCGAGACTACATACACCTACA ACACGGAGTGGAAATCAGAGCTGATCAACAGTCGGCATTTTGACAAAGAAATTGGTCATCAGAACCCAAG CGCCATGGCGGTTGAGAGTGTGACAGTCGTAGCTCCTCAAGTGCAGGTCGGCCCTTTCACTCTGTCAAATG GACTGGTGGAACAAATTAGTAACTTCAGGACACTGAGCCTGAAGGATTTCACGTCTCTCGACTTGGACCCTTTCCTCACCATCAGTGATGATTATTTCTATCACACTCAGCAGCCAAAGAGCCCAGAG GTTGGAGATGTCCGCGTGAGATTCTCCTTCGCGGGACTCAGTGGGGAAACT GTCAGCATTGTGGCCAAGCAGAGTGGGGAGAAGCTGTTGGCCTTCAAAACTAAGTCAGGAGATGTTCTGGAGATCTTGTATCTGGAGGAGCTCTCAGCAGAG GAGGTGTTTGCTAAGGAGCAGCAGCATAACAGCATGAAGACGTGGGGTCTCCGAGCTGCGGGATGGGCTCTTATGTTTCTCGCCATTCAGCTGACCATGCGCATCATCTACACATTGG TGGACTGGGTTCCTATCCTGAGAGACCTCGTTTCTGTTGGGCTGAAGATCTTCGCCTTGTGCATGTcctcctcgctctctctcctcaCCATCGCAGCCGGGTGGTTCTTTAACAGACCTTTGATGGCGCTCGCTCTGGGGGCTTTGGCTTTTCTTCCTGTGTTGCTTGCACGCTCGCGACTCCCAGCCAAAAAGCATCAGTGA